The Oceanispirochaeta sp. M1 genome includes a window with the following:
- a CDS encoding carbohydrate ABC transporter permease, translating to MIRISKRLENDLLALLLLLPSLIFLFLFTIFPILKSIYMSFMDMQLGMKEPLFLGFANYKYLFSDPLFWKIMGNTFFFAFLTVIPSMIIGLSLAMLLNLKSKMTGFLRVSFFSPVVMPMIAVSSIWMFIYMPDAGLLDQLYKSFGLSGQIYLQESNAVLPALSVVYNWKEAGFLMIFFLSGLQSISPQMYEAARIDGANKVRIFFGMTIPLLMPTTIFVATIALTDSFKLVDHIAMMTEGQPNNSSTTLLYYIYQNGFNYFDQGLASTLTVIMLVIMLCAASIQFFAADKRIHYN from the coding sequence ATGATTCGTATTTCAAAAAGATTGGAAAATGATCTTCTCGCTCTGCTTTTATTATTACCATCTCTGATCTTTCTGTTTCTGTTTACAATCTTTCCTATTCTGAAAAGTATCTACATGAGTTTTATGGATATGCAATTGGGTATGAAGGAACCATTATTTTTAGGATTTGCGAATTACAAGTATCTTTTTTCAGACCCATTATTCTGGAAAATTATGGGTAATACTTTTTTCTTTGCTTTTTTAACAGTGATTCCCAGCATGATTATCGGTCTTTCTTTGGCAATGCTGCTTAATCTTAAGAGTAAAATGACCGGTTTTTTAAGGGTTTCATTTTTCTCTCCTGTTGTTATGCCAATGATCGCTGTATCAAGTATATGGATGTTTATCTATATGCCTGATGCCGGATTATTGGATCAGCTTTATAAAAGTTTCGGTTTGTCCGGACAGATATACTTACAGGAATCGAACGCTGTCCTCCCTGCACTTTCTGTTGTTTACAACTGGAAAGAAGCAGGATTCTTAATGATTTTTTTCCTATCCGGCTTACAGAGCATATCACCCCAGATGTATGAAGCGGCACGTATTGATGGAGCTAATAAAGTTAGAATCTTCTTTGGAATGACCATACCCCTACTTATGCCGACGACGATCTTTGTGGCGACTATAGCCCTTACAGATTCATTTAAATTGGTAGATCATATTGCAATGATGACAGAGGGACAACCGAATAATTCCAGTACAACTCTGCTTTATTATATATATCAGAATGGTTTTAACTACTTTGACCAGGGCCTGGCGTCTACCCTTACAGTCATTATGCTGGTCATCATGCTCTGTGCTGCATCTATTCAGTTCTTTGCTGCAGATAAACGAATCCATTACAACTAA
- a CDS encoding ABC transporter substrate-binding protein has protein sequence MLFTKKKVLLVLVLSLLCFGTIWANGDTEQTDTGGNTGSNEKSSEVMTLNMFYPVQVGGPLTKLVEKICEDFTKVNPGIIVKPIYTGNYNDTVVKIQTAIQGKNPPELFLSLATQRFSLTSTDSVIALDDMIAADGGDEYINDFLPGFMEDSFVDGKIWSIPFQRSTQIIYYNKDAFKEVGLDPEAPPKNWDELLAFSKKLTKKDSDGNVVRWGVGLAQQDGSAQWQFTGFCLENSVNGENLMSDDGKKVFFNTPENVEALQYQIDLQQKHEVMPKGIVQWTDLPGAFLEGKYGIIYHTTGNLTNISKNADFEFGTGFMPGNKRYGAPTGGGNFYISKGVSEEKQNAAWKFIRFATSPERLAQWNVDTGYVAPRISSFETSIMKNYYANLPQAMVAKDQLKYAKPELTTYDASKMWRIFNDNYQAAIIGDLTPQEALDKAQREGTRALARFQ, from the coding sequence ATGTTATTCACGAAGAAAAAGGTTCTACTAGTATTAGTTTTATCGCTTCTATGCTTTGGAACTATTTGGGCTAATGGGGATACAGAACAGACAGACACAGGTGGAAATACCGGCAGTAATGAGAAAAGTTCTGAAGTAATGACACTAAATATGTTTTATCCTGTACAGGTCGGTGGACCTCTCACAAAATTGGTTGAAAAGATCTGTGAGGATTTTACCAAAGTTAATCCAGGGATTATTGTAAAGCCAATCTACACAGGGAACTATAATGATACCGTTGTTAAAATTCAGACAGCGATTCAGGGTAAAAACCCACCTGAACTCTTTCTAAGTTTAGCTACACAGCGATTTTCATTAACCTCTACCGACTCAGTTATTGCTCTTGATGATATGATTGCTGCGGATGGTGGGGATGAGTATATAAATGACTTCCTACCTGGATTTATGGAAGATTCATTCGTGGATGGAAAAATCTGGAGTATTCCTTTTCAGAGAAGTACTCAGATCATCTATTATAATAAAGATGCCTTTAAAGAAGTTGGCTTGGATCCTGAAGCACCCCCCAAAAACTGGGATGAGCTGCTTGCATTCTCAAAAAAATTGACTAAAAAAGACAGTGATGGGAATGTTGTTAGATGGGGTGTTGGCTTAGCACAGCAGGATGGTTCTGCACAGTGGCAATTTACAGGATTCTGTCTGGAGAATAGTGTTAATGGTGAAAACCTTATGTCCGATGACGGTAAGAAAGTTTTCTTCAATACTCCTGAGAATGTTGAAGCCCTCCAGTATCAGATTGATTTACAGCAGAAACATGAAGTAATGCCTAAGGGAATTGTTCAATGGACTGACTTACCCGGTGCTTTCCTGGAAGGAAAATATGGTATCATTTACCATACAACAGGAAATCTTACCAACATATCAAAAAATGCAGACTTTGAATTTGGTACAGGTTTTATGCCCGGAAACAAGAGATATGGAGCTCCTACAGGTGGAGGAAACTTCTATATCAGCAAGGGTGTTTCTGAAGAGAAACAGAACGCTGCATGGAAATTTATCCGCTTTGCAACATCCCCAGAAAGACTGGCTCAATGGAATGTTGATACAGGATATGTAGCCCCTAGGATTTCATCTTTTGAAACTTCTATCATGAAAAATTACTATGCTAATCTACCCCAGGCCATGGTAGCTAAAGATCAGCTGAAATATGCTAAACCTGAGCTGACAACCTATGATGCATCAAAAATGTGGAGAATCTTCAATGATAACTACCAGGCTGCCATCATCGGCGACTTAACTCCTCAGGAAGCTTTGGATAAAGCTCAGAGAGAAGGTACAAGAGCCTTGGCACGATTTCAGTAA